A genomic window from Betta splendens chromosome 17, fBetSpl5.4, whole genome shotgun sequence includes:
- the per2 gene encoding period circadian protein homolog 2 isoform X5: MSEYSDPKSYGFPVLEEQHGARRRPRASTSCGSVSRGAPGSMAPLYGRAGPDLGLPSEGSDSGSQDPPGSLARSLPEEDVEMKSSGSSGSGTESHGNESRGNGSRGDGRESAGSSNGRSKDSALLESSESNKSSNSHSPSPPSSSNAFSLLSSEQDNPSTSGCSSQESAKAKNQKEVIKTLKELKRHLPPEKRHNNKSTTLNTLKYSLRCVKQVEANEEYYQLLMINDSQPSGLDVSSYTIEEIDSITSEYTLKNNDIFAVAVSLITGRIVYISDQAASILNCKRDVLKNTKFVEFLTPQDVSVFYSFTTPYRLPSWSVCTGAESSPPDCMQEKSFFCRISGGRECEGDLRYYPFRMTPYLMKVQDTVHAEDQFCCLLLAERVHSGYEAPRIPTDKRVFTTTHTPSCVFQDVDERAVPLLGYLPQDLIGTSVLLHLHPSDRPIMLAIHRKILQYAGQPFDHSSIRFCARNGEYVILDTSWSSFVNPWSHKVSFVIGRHKVRMGPVNEDVFSAPVAPVSEVKTMDSEVQDITEQIHRLLLQPVHSSGSSAYGSLNTNDHLLGETSSSESLNNGSGNKVREEEEWSCKTRPRTFQEICKGIHLQKSQEQQMSKPDTKRSNGKSVQKNPAVVRPKDSAAPFSWRETGLTMEENKAPPQEELTFNDQSSYSYQQISCLDGVIRYLESCNVPITMKRKCQSLSNTTSSNSEEDKQNGSVQVSEEPAALTERPGLDKKPAATAVVGSSLPLPVPDKPESVVSITSQCSYSSTIVHVGDKKLHPDSEITEDGPGAGEAVESSHNPPVVTSCAVSPPSHGRESYKKLGLTKQVLAVHTQREEQAFLSRFTQLRALTALRADCSQYLERHRERPTSNAVPAAPGKQGAVAAAPTPRRGTRNRKTKSKRAKQMESSDSTVSHRTQHQQPLRPPLLNPTSWSPSDTSQSTFAVAYPAVVPGYPPRAFPRAPCNDAAPPGLGGGQAPPCPPPLHPAPFTSPMVTPIVALVLPNYIYPPQPLYQAETGGFPAQTQAFAQCTFPGQTPLAAAAPFGASNQFNPQNHFAPQSSNVTPSLYFPSSSEAPKPPAEIQSRSSTPQSGGGRDQASPPLFQSRCSSPLNLLELELSVERQDSAALPSGAPGANAAERETGGSGNQTTVRELKQPSLILLGPPGPLYFEGTPCVCERLSWDKVCSRLRAYSNETSSQGDGNNSDANSSSSDMFDIILQEDSCSGTGSATSGSMGSGSNGCGTSASGTSKSRTSASGVSGSGTGSNNSSNYFGSVDSSQNSQKAKGHSSSSEGRALEMEQSDHFINDIQSVLKEDREKLRLLQKHQPRFTEEQKKELVEVHPWMKKGGLPKALDITVCSCCDASSGAAAVEEDPIDPDAGDTEAGELGCKWPTEELLNPGAVSSHSPPSGKT, translated from the exons CTCAAACTCCCACAGTCCGTCGcctcccagcagctccaacgCATTCAGTCTGCTCAGCTCGGAGCAGGACAACCCTTCAACCAGCGGCTGCAG TAGTCAGGAGTCGGCCAAAGCCAAGAACCAGAAGGAAGTGATCAAAACTCTGAAAGAGCTCAAGCGTCACCTGCCTCCAGAAAAGAGACACAATAACAAGTCCACCACCTTAAACACGCTGAAGTACTCGCTGCGCTGTGTCAAGCAAGTGGAAG CCAACGAGGAGTATTATCAGCTGCTGATGATAAACGACAGCCAGCCTTCAGGCCTTGATGTGTCTTCCTATACCATAGAGGAAATAGACAGCATTACTTCTGAATACACCCTCAAAAACAAT GACATTTTTGCAGTGGCGGTGTCTCTCATCACGGGAAGGATCGTCTACATCTCTGATCAGGCTGCCTCCATCCTCAATTGCAAACGGGACGTGTTAAAGAACACCAAGTTCGTGGAGTTCCTGACGCCGCAGGACGTCAGCGTGTTCTACAGCTTCACGACCCCGTACCGCCTGCCCTCCTGGAGCGTGTGCACTGGAGCAG AGTCATCGCCGCCCGACTGCATGCAGGAGAAATCCTTCTTTTGTCGCATCAG TGGTGGAAGAGAGTGTGAGGGTGACCTGCGGTACTACCCGTTCCGCATGACCCCGTACCTGATGAAGGTCCAGGACACGGTGCACGCTGAGGACCagttctgctgcctcctgctggctGAGAGAGTTCACTCTGGTTATGAAG CACCCAGAATTCCAACGGACAAGCGCGTcttcaccaccacacacacgccgAGCTGCGTGTTCCAGGATGTGGACGAGAG gGCGGTTCCTCTCCTCGGGTACCTCCCCCAGGATCTGATCGGCACATCggttctcctccacctgcatcCCAGTGACCGGCCCATCATGCTGGCCATCCACAGAAAAA TTCTGCAGTATGCAGGTCAGCCATTTGACCACTCGTCCATCAGATTCTGTGCACGAAACGGAGAGTACGTGATCCTGGACACCAGCTGGTCCAGCTTTGTCAACCCCTGGAGCCACAAGGTCTCCTTCGTCATCGGGAGGCACAAAGTCCGCAT GGGCCCCGTGAATGAGGACGTTTTCTCAGCCCCGGTTGCGCCTGTAAGTGAAGTGAAGACGATGGACTCTGAGGTTCAGGACATCACAGAGCAGATTCATCGTCTTCTCCTACAG CCGGTTCATAGCAGTGGCTCCAGCGCTTATGGTAGTCTGAACACTAATGATCACCTGCTGGGCGAGACCTCTTCCAGTGAGAGCCTCAACAATGGCAGCGGGAACAAGGtgcgagaggaagaggaatggAGCTGCAAAACCAGACCA CGCACATTTCAAGAAATCTGTAAAGGAATTCACCTCCAGAAGAGCCAGGAGCAGCAGATGAGCAAACCAGACACCAAAAGGAGCAATGGCA AGTCTGTACAGAAGAACCCAGCAGTGGTTCGGCCCAAAGACTCGGCCGCTCCTTTCAGCTGGAGGGAAACCGGGCTCACCATGGAGGAGAATAAGGCCCCGCCGCAGGAGGAGCTGACCTTCAACGACCAGTCCAGCTACTCCTACCAGCAGATCAGCTGcctggacggtgtgatcag GTACTTGGAGAGCTGCAATGTCCCCATCACAATGAAGAGGAAGTGCCAGTCTTTGTCTAACACCACTTCCTCTAACTCAGAGGAGGACAAACAGAACGGGTCCGTGCAGGTGTCTGAAG AACCAGCCGCGTTGACGGAGCGGCCCGGTCTCGACAAAAAGCCCGCGGCCACGGCGGTAGTGGGCTCTTCGCTGCCCCTGCCGGTACCGGATAAACCGGAGAGTGTGGTCTCCATCACCAGccagtgcagctacagtagcaccaTAGTCCATGTCGGAGACAAGAAACTCCACCCGGACTCAG AGATCACAGAGGACGGACCAGGTGCAGGAGAAGCCGTGGAGTCCAGTCACAACCCGCCGGTCGTCACGTCCTGTGCTGTGTCACCCCCGAGTCACGGGAGGGAGTCCTACAAGAAACTGGGGCTGACCAAGCAGGTGCTGGCGGTGCACAcgcagagggaggagcaggcCTTTCTGTCCCGCTTCACGCAGCTCCGCGCTCTCACCGCACTCCGAGCCGACTGCTCCCAGTATCTGGAGCGCCACAGGGAGCGGCCCACCAGCAACG CTGTACCCGCTGCGCCCGGCAAGCAGGGCGCTGTGGCCGCGGCGCCCACCCCGCGGCGAGGAACCcggaacaggaaaacaaaatccAAGCGGGCCAAGCAGATGGAGTCCTCAGACAGCACCGTGTCCCATCGcacgcagcatcagcagccgcTGCGGCCTCCCCTCCTCAACCCCACTTCCTGGTCCCCCTCCGACACCTCGCAGTCCACCTTTGCGGTAGCCTACCCCGCCGTGGTGCCGGGCTACCCCCCACGCGCGTTCCCCAGAGCCCCCTGCAACGACGCGGCTCCTCCAGGCCTGGGAGGCGGCCAGGCTCCTCCCTGCCCACCGCCGCTCCACCCCGCTCCCTTCACCAGCCCCATGGTCACCCCCATCGTGGCTCTAGTACTGCCCAACTACATATACCCCCCACAGCCACTGTACCAAGCAGAGACCGGGGGCTTCCCCGCCCAAACACAAGCTTTCGCTCAGTGCACGTTTCCAGGGCAGACCCCCCTCGCAGCTGCCGCGCCCTTCGGCGCCTCCAACCAGTTCAACCCCCAAAACCACTTCGCTCCCCAGTCCAGCAACGTGACTCCTTCCCTGTACTTTCCTTCGTCTTCGGAAGCGCCCAAGCCCCCCGCGGAGATCCAGTCTCGCTCCTCGACGCCGCAGTCCGGGGGCGGCAGAGACCAGGCCTCCCCGCCCTTGTTCCAGTCCCGCTGCAGCTCGCCCCTcaacctgctggagctggagctgtccGTGGAGAGGCAGGACAGCGCGGCGCTCCCCTCCGGAGCACCAGGGGCTAACGCGGCCgagagggagacgggaggaAGCGGAAACCAGACCACGGTGCGGGAGCTGAAGCAG CCATCTCTCATTCTACTTGGTCCGCCTGGACCATTGTATTTCGAGGGCACACCCTGTGTCTGTGAGCGTTTGTCTTGGGATAAAGTGTGCTCTAGACTGAGAGCTTACAGCAATGAG ACAAGTTCACAAGGAGACGGGAACAACAGTGACGCCAATTCCTCATCCAGTGACATGTTTGACATCATTCTCCAAGAGGACTCCTGCTCCGGCACCGGCTCAGCCACCTCAGGGTCCATGGGCTCAGGGTCCAATGGCTGCGGAACGTCAGCCAGCGGGACCTCTAAAAGCAGGACATCAGCCAGCGGAGTCTCCGGCAGTGGAACAG GAAGCAACAATAGTAGTAATTACTTTGGCAGCGTGGACTCATCCCAGAATAGCCAGAAGGCCAAGGGTCACTCGAGCAGCAGCGAGGGGAGAGCCCTGGAGATGGAACAGAGCGACCACTTCATCAA CGACATCCAGAGCGTGCTGAAAGAGGACAGAGAAaagctgaggctgctgcagaaacaccaacCACGCTTCacggaggagcagaagaaggagcTGGTTGAAGTCCACCCCTGGATGAAGAAGGGCGGCCTGCCCAAGGCGTTAGACATCACG GTGTGCTCCTGCTGTGACGCGTCCTCGGGCGccgcggcggtggaggaggatcCAATAGACCCGGACGCCGGAGACACAGAGGCTGGAGAGCTGGGCTGCAAGTGGCCCACAGAGGAGCTTTTAAACCCTGGCGCCGTCTCCAGCCACAGCCCGCCGTCTGGCAAGACATAA